A segment of the Salminus brasiliensis chromosome 1, fSalBra1.hap2, whole genome shotgun sequence genome:
GAGACCAGTGTGAAAGTTCATGTAATCCCTCACTCTGCTCTTAAACTCCAGTCTTACTGGAGTAACTGCAGTTTCCTCGTGGTAGTTGAAGAAACACTGAACTGGTCCTGTTTGCAAAGGGCTTTGAAGGTTAAGCAGGAGCACAGAAGAACTGAAAGAAGCTCCCGTTCATTAAAGTCTTCATTAGAAAGTCTTTCAGCAGTTCAGATTCAGCAGTAGTTTGAACAGGACATCTATTCATGTGTGCTGATCTTTCATGTGTTTTGGATttagtcatttctggaagagtAATACATGTAAAAGACCTTTGATGTTCATCCTTACAGTAATCTTTAGGGTCCAGTGTTTAAATATTAGATTGAATATTATAGTAAAATATTAAGACATGACTTATTTACCATTTGAATTCCAGGACTGAGACTTACTCGTGACTCACAGTTCAGTGACTCGTTCTCACCTCTGTTAAAGCAGTGAAGGTGAATAATCAGGTGAGTGCAGTGCTGATCTCTCCTAACTATAGCTTTCATTTCTGCAGCCTGTGATCTGATGAAGAGTGGAGAGATAGAGGAGGTGACGAGGATCCCAGGAGAATCTGTAGTCCTGCCCTGCTCCTGCACTGACCTTCACTACAGACCCAGCACTGTTAAATGGACCTTTATACCATTAAGATCTGGAGGTCCTCGTGATGTACAAATATACCCTGTACAGTCTGGAAAACACAGAGGCAGAGTcacactgaccaatcagaacacaggaaACCTCTCTCTACACCTATCAGACCTGACTGAAGAGGATGAGGGAGACTACAGGTGTTCAGTGCAGCAGGATTATAAATATGTCAgactttatattaaaggtaaaACTGATTTTCCTGTAAAAACTGTCAGAATCATTATTAGAGACCCATGTCCtgattgatgatgatgaagatgaagtgtATGCAGGCTGGAACCagttgaaagtgtgtgtgtgtgtgtgtgtgtgtgtgtgtgtgtgtttcagtgagagaaacttttacaaaacatccaCCAGCATCTGAACCAGGGCCGCTTCACCCAACCACAGCAGCTCAACCAGCAGGTGAACTAACTGTCCATTTGAATCAGCtctgatagagagagacatttaTTCAACTTAGTGATTTTcatttactgtacagtcctTAATTCTACAgtgctggggtgtgtgtgtgtagttggaGGAGAGTGGGGGGTTAAAAATGTGAGCGGTGTTTTGTTTAATGATGATAACTTCTACACACCTCTGGAGAACAGACCCAGAAGAACGTCCATCAGAAGAGCCTCCAACTACAGCCGTGACTGAAAGTGAGAGAATGATGTGAGTTCAGCGTCCTCATAGAGGCAGATTTACTTAAGCGtttaacacacactgaacatcCCATCAAAAGTACAACTAGTGTTGAGAGGTCTGCTCTGAAGCTGAAGAAGCTCCTTTCTAAATCAATCACCATCATTAATATTGACTACAGTTCTACATGTTGAATGTGTCCGAGATTACACACTCATCTACtgttgctgagtgtgtgtgtctgtgtgtgttctctctacAGGTGGTGTGTTGTACATTAGTCTTCAGAAAACACTCCTGAACCAACACACACTTTCTAATTCTGAAGAACATCATCTCTCCCTTTTTCTagactcctacacacacacacacacgcacacacacacacacacacacacacagaataagaATAAAGATCAGTACGAGACTCATTTTACTGTCTTTATTTCTCATTCACTATAAAGTCACTAGTGGATCTGATCTCCTTCAGACAGAACAGCAGTGTGCTCCTGTTTCTGGAAGTGTTTTGAGGGTGTAATCCATCTAAAAGATCATGAAGAAAATCAAAGCTACTTTAGAATAGCAGAGAAACTCTGATCTCAGTGTGATCTTCAGTCCGACCCCCTCTAAATCATACACCTCTCTATAATGTGAACACTTCAACACTAGGATTAACTCTGTGCTCTAAGTTCTTCTGAAGGGGTCATTGTGGATTGTGGGGTGGGGATACTAAGCTGGATCTGTTGCATGTATTTCCACAAAaacaccaccagggggcagccCTGTGCTGTAACCCTGACTGCACTGCTCTTCTAACCATGTAGACcaccaactgtgtgtgtgtgtcttatcACACGTTTCCTACATACAGATAAATGTCAGTGTAGGGCTGGATCTCACAGTGTGGAGGATTCTACACTCACAGTTTAGGAAATATCTCTGACTGCTCTGATCTTCTTATGATGTTTGAATAAAGGTAAAGCAGAGTCACTGTGTGGGAATTATAGACAGTGTTAATTATATACAGTTAACCCAACCCCTAAATGATGTACTGCCCTGTGCTTAACATTTGGagtggtgttcttttcatgaaacccagccccttttttcctctttgctCAGTGTGTCCAAATAAGCTAAGCAGCAtgtctgctgattgttgggacgagatttgaggagagtgtgtgaaatCTGCATCACCTGCTTTTTCCTAATAATGACTGTAAACAGGCAAGAACCCTAAGAAGCTAATTCCAGAACATGCtcatggtgcgtctgtccatttACTAATGACACACTGTGAATCATAGAAGATGATTAGAAGCTTATGTGCAGGAATGTAGAGTCCTGTGTGTTCACTCTGCAGTGTTTGCAGCATTCAATAACTAACACTTGACCACTTCCTGCTTCTGCTCTGGGTTCTGAGTAATCACCCAAACCCTGCTGTTCGTTTCTCACACTGGTCTTCAACCACCATCTTCAGTGTCTGAGCTTATGCAGAGGTATGCAGAACTGGACATGAATGGTTTTAATATAGTGTAACTAGAGAAACAGATACCCATCTTTTACCTTCAGGACCCCTAAATCACCAAATCCATCAGATTGGTAATGATGAAGAGTGAAGTGTTAAAGTCAACAACAGAGGGACTAAAGGAGAACTGACGCAGGGACAGTTGAGGTTTCCTGAAGACCAGTATAAAAGAGAGACACACAGGCTGTgtggtagagtgtgtgtgtgtgtgtgtgtgtgtttctctttgAGGGACATTAGTGTGTGTAGAAGAATCAGTGATGATGGAGTGTTTGTATCTTTTGCTGGTTGTGTTTCACTTCACTGCAGGTAAGAGCAGATCTTTCAAACCTTCATCCagagaaatgtgtgtttttctaaTTCACCATAAgacatgaagtgtgtgtgtgtgtgtgtgtgtgtgtgtgcaggttgtACTCTCTCAGGACAGCAGTTCAGTGAAATTAAAGGACGTACTGGTGGTTCAGTTCTGCTGCCCTGCTCCTGCACTGACCTGCAGACCAAACCTCAGAGATTCGTTTGGAAGACTAGGAGGCAGGGGGAACCAGGAGAATTGACTGAGCTGTTCAGTGCTGATCAGTACAGAGACAgatttcagctctttaataaaGACTCTCCTGCTAATCTCTCTCTGCTCATTTCTGACCTGAGAGAAGAAGATGACAAATACTACAGGTGTGAGACTGAGAAGGAAAGCAGAGACTTCAGATTATATGTTAAAGGTGAAAAATTTAATTGACATAATTTTCAGGATTGAAAGTCATCTGAAGCACAAATCTGtacaaaactaacaaacaacATACTAAAATTCTGCATTTATGATTTCAATCTTTTATCTAATTTCAGTCTTTTATCTTGATCTGATTTCAGTCTTTAATCTTTGTATCATTTCGGTCTTTAATCTTTATCTCATGTAAGTCTTTTATCTTCATCTGATTTCAGTCTTTAATCTCCATCTCATTTCagtcttttatatttatgtgattTCAGTCTTTTTATCTTTATCTGATTTTAGTTTATCTCAGTCTCATTTCAGTCTTTAATTTTCGTCTCATTTCAGTCTTTAATTTTTGTCTGATttcagtattttatatttatctgATTTCAGTCTCTTATCTTCATCTGATTTCAGTCTTTAATCTCCGTCTCATttcagtattttatatttatctgATTTCAGTCTCTTATCTTCATCTGATTTCAGTCTTTAATCTTCATCTATTTTCagtcttttatctttatttgatttcagtctttaatctttgtctcatttctgtcttttatctGATTACCTGAAAacttcaaaatgctgcagttaGTAGAATCgaaatctgcagctgttctgaTAAGTGGATCAATTGCGGGTCTGATTTTGGAGTCCAACAGAACAATAATTCTCAGGAGAAGAATCTGATTAAAGGTCAGAGGTTTGGACTCAAGACACAAAGTTGAAGAAACGGGGAGAGGTGTCTGACTGCAGACGGGACTCTGGTCAGTCTTTTTAAGAAAACGGTGTCGTTTCCTGCTGTAGACAAAACAGAACCGCAGTAAAAGAGTATCTGACATCAGACAGCAGCTTCTTCAGTAACTGAGCTTCTGGTTGATTCATTCACACGTATTCAGAGGACGAGTGAGACCAGTGTGAAAGTTCATGTAATTCCTCACTCTGCTCTTAAACTCCAGTCTTACTGGAGTAACTGCAGTTTCCTCGTGGTAGTTGAAGAAACACTGAACTGGTTCTGTTTGCAGAGGGCTTTGAAGGTTAAGCAGGAGCACAGAAGAACTGAAAGAAGCTCCCGTTCATTAAAATCTTCATTAGAAAGTCTTTCAGCAGTTCAGATTCAGCAGTAGTTTGAACAGGACAACTATTCATGTGTGCTGATCTTTCATGTGTTTTGGATttagtcatttctggaagagtAATACATGTAAAAGACCTCTGATGTTCATCCTTCATCCTTATCTTTAGGGTCCAGTGTTTAAATATTAGATTGAATATTACAGTGAAATATTGAGACATGACTTATTTACCATTTGAATTCCAGGACTGAGACTTACTCGTGACTCACAGTTCAGTGACTCGTTCTCACCTCTGTTAAAGCAGTGAAGGTGAATAATCAGGTGAGTGCAGTGCTGATCTCTCCTAACTATAGCTTTCATTTCTGCAGCCTGTGATCTGATGAAGAGTGGAGAGATAGAGGAGGTGACGAGGATCTCAGGAGAATCTGTAGTCCTGCCCTGCTCCTGCACTGACCTTCACTACAAACCCAGCACTGTTAAATGGACCTTTATACCATTAAGATCTGGAGGTCCTTGTGATGTACAAATATACCCTGTACAGACTGGAAAACACAGAGGCAGAGTcacactgaccaatcagaacCCAGGAATCCTCTCTCTACACCTATCAGACCTGACTGAAGAGGATCAGGGAGTCTACAGGTGTTCAGTGCAGCAGGATTTTAAAGATGTCAGACTTTTTATTAAAGGTAAAACTGATTTTCCTGTAAAAACTGTCAGAATCATTATTAGAGACCAGTGTCCtgattgatgatgatgaggatgaagtGTATGCAGGCTGGAACCagttgaaagtgtgtgtgtgtgtgtgtgtgtgtgtgtgtgtttcagtgagagatacttttacaaaacatccaCCAGCATCTGAACCAGGGCTGCTTCCCCCCACCACAGCAGCTCAACCAGCAGGTGAACTAACTGTCCATTTGAATCAGCTCTGATCGAAAGAGACATTTATTCAACTTAGTGTTTTTcatttactgtacagtcctTAATTCTACAgtgctggggtgtgtgtgtgtagttgggggagggtggggggttAAAAATGTGAGCAGTGTTTTGTTTAATGATGATAACTTTTACACACCTCTGGAGAACAGACCCAGCAGAAGGTCCATCAGAAGAGCCTCCAACTACAGCCGTGACTGAAAGTGAGAGAATGATGTAGTAGAGGCAGATTTACTAAAGCGtttaacacacactgaacatcCCATCAAAAGTACAACTAGTGTTGAGAGGTCTGCTCTGAAGCTGAAGAAGCTCCTTTCTAAATCAATCACCGTCATTAATATTGACTGCAGTTCTACATGTTGAATATGTCCGAGATTACACACTCATCTACtgttgctgagtgtgtgtgtctgtgtgtgttctctctacAGGTGGTGTGTTGTACATTAGTCTTCAGAAAACACTCCTGAACCAACACACACCTTCTAATTCTGAAGAACATCATCTCTCCCTTTTTCTAgactcctgcacacacacacacacacacacacagaataagaATAAAGATCAGTACAAGACTCATTTTACTGTCTTTATTTCTCATTCACTATAAAGTCACTAGTGGATCTGATCTCCTTCAGACAGAACAGCAGTGTGCTCCTGTTTCTGGAAGTGTTTTGAGGGTGTAATCCATCTAAAAGATCAAGAAGAAAATCAAAGCTGCTTTAGAATAGCAGAGAAACTCTGATCTCAGTGTGATCTTCAGTCCTACACCCTCTAAATCACACACCTCTCTATAATGTGAACACTTCAACACTAGGATTGACTCTGTGCTCTTATTTCTTCTGAAGGGGTCATTGTGGATTGTGGGGTGGGGCTACTGAGCTGGATCTGTTGTATGTATTTCCACTAAAACACCAACACCCTGTGCTGTAACCCTGACTGCACTGCTCTTCTAACCATGTAGACCACCAACTGTGTCTTTCCTATCACACGTTTCCTACAAACAGATAAATGTCAGTGTAGGGCTGGATCTCACAGTGTGGAGGATTCTACACTCACAGTTTAGGAAATATCTCTGAGTGCTCTGATCTTCTTATGATGTTTGAATAAAGGTAAAGCAGAGTCACTCTGTGGGAATTATAGACAGTGTTAATTATATACAGTTAACCCAACCCCTAAACGATGTACTGCCCTGTGCTTAACATTTGGagtggtgttcttttcatgaaccCCAgccccttttttcctctttgctCAGTGTGTCCAAATACGCTAAGCAGCAtgtctgctgattgttgggacgagatttgaggagagtgtgtgaaatCTGCATCACCTGCTCTTTCCTAATAATGACTGTAAACAAGCAAGAACCCTAAGAAGCTAATTCCAGAACATGCtcatggtgcgtctgtccatttACTAATGGCCCACTGTGAATCATAGAAGATGATTAGAAGCTTATGTGCAGGAATGTAGAGTCCTGTGTGTTCACTCTGCAGTGTTTGCAGCATTCAATAACTAACACTTGACCACTTCCTGCTTCTGCTCTGGGTTCTGAGTAAACACCCAAACCCTGCTGTTCGTTTCTCACACTGGTCTTCAACCACCATCTTCAGTGTCTGAGCTTATGCAGAGGTATGCAGAACTGGACATGAATGGTTTTAATATAGTGTAACTAGAGAAACAGATACCCATCTTTTACCTTCAGGACCCCTAAATCACCAAATCCATCAGATTGGTAATGATGAAGAGTGAAGTGTTAAAGTCAACAACAGAGGGACTAAAGGAGAACTGACGCAGGGACAGTTGAGGTTTCCTGAAGACCAGTATAAAAGAGAGACACACAGGCTGTgtggtagagtgtgtgtgtgtgtgtgtgtgtgtttctctttgAGGGACATTAGTGTGTGTAGAAGAATCAGTGATGATGGAGTGTTTGTATCTTTTGCTGGTTGTGTTTCACTTCACTGCAGGTAAGAGCAGATCTTTCAAACCTTCATCCagagaaatgtgtgtttttctaaTTCACCATAAgacatgaagtgtgtgtgtgtgtgtgtgtgtgtgtgtgtgtgtgcaggttgtACTCTCTCAGGACAGCAGTTCAGTGAAATTAAAGGACGTACTGGTGGTTCAGTTCTGCTGCCCTGCTCCTGCACTGACCTGCAGACCAAACCTCAGAGATTCGTTTGGAAGACTAGGAGGCAGGGGGAACCAGGAGAATTGACTGAGCTGTTCAGGGCTGATCAGTACAGAGACAgatttcagctctttaataaaGACTCTCCTGCTAATCTCTCTCTGCTCATTTCTGACCTGAGAGAAGAAGATGACAAATACTACAGGTGTGAGACTGAGAAGGAAAGCAGAGACTTCAGATTATATGTTAAAGGTGATAAATTTAATTGACATAATTTTCAGGATTGAAAGTCATCTGAAGCACAAATCTGtacaaaactaacaaacaacATACTAAAATTCTGCATTTATGATTTCAATCTTTTATCTAATTTCAGTCTTTTATCTTGATCTGATTTCAGTCTTTAATCTTTGTATCATTTCGGTCTTTAATCTTTATCTCATGTAAGTCTTTTATCTTCATCTGATTTCAGTCTTTAATCTCCATCTCATTTCagtcttttatatttatgtgattTCAGTCTTTTTATCTTTATCTGATTTTAGTTTATCTCAGTCTCATTTCAGTCTTTAATTTTCGTCTCATTTCAGTCTTTAATTTTTGTCTGATttcagtattttatatttatctgATTTCAGTCTCTTATCTTCATCTGATTTCAGTCTTTAATCTCCGTCTCATttcagtattttatatttatctgATTTCAGTCTCTTATCTTCATCTGATTTCAGTCTTTAATCTTCATCTATTTTCagtcttttatctttatttgatttcagtctttaatctttgtctcatttctgtcttttatctGATTACCTGAAAacttcaaaatgctgcagttaGTAGAATCgaaatctgcagctgttctgaTAAGTGGATCAATTGCGGGTCTGATTTTGGAGTCCAACAGAACAATAATTCTCAGGAGAAGAATCTGATTAAAGGTCAGAGGTTTGGACTCAAGACACAAAGTTGAAGAAACGGGGAGAGGTGTCTGACTGCAGACGGGACTCTGGTCAGTCTTTT
Coding sequences within it:
- the LOC140575425 gene encoding uncharacterized protein isoform X1 encodes the protein MMECLYLLLVVFHFTAGCTLSGQQFSEIKGRTGGSVLLPCSCTDLQTKPQRFVWKTRRQGEPGELTELFSADQYRDRFQLFNKDSPANLSLLISDLREEDDKYYRCETEKESRDFRLYVKACDLMKSGEIEEVTRISGESVVLPCSCTDLHYKPSTVKWTFIPLRSGGPCDVQIYPVQTGKHRGRVTLTNQNPGILSLHLSDLTEEDQGVYRCSVQQDFKDVRLFIKVRETFTKHPPASEPGPLHPTTAAQPAVRETFTKHPPASEPGPLPPTTAAQPAVRETFTKRPPASEPGPLHPTKTAQPAVSLPGQHSTTHSVTSAVTNLTSVSPSGPHPTTQTQATVIGVLTTVLLLLLLGVLVFICWRRRGKRNMQDVRTEDHLGLDEKQKNQTVSDGVTYSTIAHRNTAAPAHVQSNTETTEYACIKNLNT
- the LOC140575425 gene encoding uncharacterized protein isoform X4 produces the protein MMECLYLLLVVFHFTAGCTLSGQQFSEIKGRTGGSVLLPCSCTDLQTKPQRFVWKTRRQGEPGELTELFSADQYRDRFQLFNKDSPANLSLLISDLREEDDKYYRCETEKESRDFRLYVKACDLMKSGEIEEVTRISGESVVLPCSCTDLHYKPSTVKWTFIPLRSGGPCDVQIYPVQTGKHRGRVTLTNQNPGILSLHLSDLTEEDQGVYRCSVQQDFKDVRLFIKVRETFTKHPPASEPGPLHPTTAAQPAVRETFTKRPPASEPGPLHPTKTAQPAVSLPGQHSTTHSVTSAVTNLTSVSPSGPHPTTQTQATVIGVLTTVLLLLLLGVLVFICWRRRGKRNMQDVRTEDHLGLDEKQKNQTVSDGVTYSTIAHRNTAAPAHVQSNTETTEYACIKNLNT
- the LOC140575425 gene encoding uncharacterized protein isoform X2, producing MMECLYLLLVVFHFTAGCTLSGQQFSEIKGRTGGSVLLPCSCTDLQTKPQRFVWKTRRQGEPGELTELFSADQYRDRFQLFNKDSPANLSLLISDLREEDDKYYRCETEKESRDFRLYVKACDLMKSGEIEEVTRISGESVVLPCSCTDLHYKPSTVKWTFIPLRSGGPCDVQIYPVQTGKHRGRVTLTNQNPGILSLHLSDLTEEDQGVYRCSVQQDFKDVRLFIKVRETFTKHPPASEPGPLHPTTAAQPAVRETFTKHPPASEPGPLPPTTAAQPAVRETFTKRPPASEPGPLHPTKTAQPAVTSAVTNLTSVSPSGPHPTTQTQATVIGVLTTVLLLLLLGVLVFICWRRRGKRNMQDVRTEDHLGLDEKQKNQTVSDGVTYSTIAHRNTAAPAHVQSNTETTEYACIKNLNT